From Scophthalmus maximus strain ysfricsl-2021 chromosome 14, ASM2237912v1, whole genome shotgun sequence, one genomic window encodes:
- the arsh gene encoding arylsulfatase D isoform X3, with product MTGRYARRSGMASAGRAQVLLFLGGSGGLPASEGTFAKRLQQQGYTTGLVGKWHLGVNCERRGDHCHHPNQHGFSYFYGLPFTLFNDCMPGEGSDVMADLQVTLRHMAIILGVGLFTLVCVRASGLLEVSLWLLVSLFLISILATAVWYVPFKLLPTWNCIIMRNQDVIEQPMTVETLPQRLLGEAQNFVRRNSDRPFLLFFSLAHVHSPLFETPAFAGKSRHGCYGDNLEEMDWIIGKLTETVDSLGLANNTLMYFTSDHGGHLEDANSRIGQSGGWNGIYKGGKAMGGWEGGIRVPGIFRWPGRLAAGTVVDEPTSLMDLYPTLKYLAKDTLPDRLLDGHNLMPLLEGSVKRSEHEFMFHYCGVYLNAVRWHPPGSDSVFKVHLFTPNFSPPGAVGCYDTKVCLCHGEHVTHHDPPLMYDIVHDPSESRPLTPDTEPRYAEVLEQTGKAVERHEMTLANRHVSDDKHSVAVQSQMSWEKILWRPWLQPCCGTFPFCSCKEDAQHI from the exons GTAAGTGGCACTTGGGTGTGAACTGTGAACGCAGAGGGGATCACTGTCATCACCCAAACCAGCACGGCTTCAGCTATTTCTACGGCCTGCCATTCACCCTGTTCAATGACTGTATGCCAGGAGAGGGGAGCGATGTCATGGCAGACCTCCAGGTCACACTCAGACATATGGCCATTATTCTTGGAGTTGGACTTTTCACACTG gtgtgtgtccgtgcgtctGGCCTCCTTGAAGTCAGCCTGTGGCTCCTGGTTTCACTTTTCCTTATTAGTATCCTAGCAACTGCTGTTTGGTATGTGCCTTTTAAACTCTTGCCGACCTGGAACTGCATCATCATGAGGAACCAAGACGTTATCGAACAGCCAATGACAGTGGAGACGCTGCCCCAAAGGTTGCTGGGAGAAGCACAAAACTTTGTGAGGAG GAATAGCGATCGtccattcctcctcttcttctcattaGCCCATGTCCACTCACCACTCTTTGAAACCCCTGCCTTTGCCGGCAAAAGTCGCCATGGTTGTTATGGTGACAACTTGGAGGAGATGGACTGGATCATCG gcAAGTTGACGGAGACAGTGGATTCTCTCGGCCTGGCCAACAATACTCTGATGTACTTTACATCAGACCATGGTGGGCACCTTGAGGACGCTAACTCGAGAATTGGCCAGAGTGGCGGCTGGAACGGCATCTATAAAG GCGGGAAGGCTATGGGGGGCTGGGAAGGCGGGATTAGAGTGCCTGGTATTTTCCGCTGGCCTGGCAGACTGGCAGCTGGGACAGTTGTAGATGAACCCACCAGTCTTATGGACCTGTACCCTACACTGAAGTATTTAGCCAAGGACACACTACCAGACAG ACTTTTAGATGGCCATAACCTCATGCCTCTGTTGGAGGGATCGGTCAAGCGATCAGAGCATGAATTCATGTTCCACTACTGTGGCGTCTACCTGAACGCAGTGCGCTGGCACCCGCCTGGCA GTGACTCCGTCTTCAAGGTGCACCTTTTCACTCCCAACTTCTCTCCGCCGGGAGCCGTCGGATGCTATGACACAAAGGTCTGTCTGTGTCACGGAGAACACGTTACACACCATGATCCACCGCTGATGTACGACATTGTCCACGACCCCTCAGAGTCCCGCCCACTAACCCCCGACACTGAGCCCCGATATGCTGAAGTCCTTGAGCAGACTGGCAAAGCTGTGGAAAGGCATGAAATGACCCTAGCAAACAGGCATGTGTCCGACGACAAGCATTCAGTCGCTGTTCAAAGTCAGATGAGCTGGGAGAAGATTCTGTGGAGACCCTGGCTTCAGCCCTGCTGTGGGACTTTTCCTTTCTGTAGCTGCAAAGAGGACGCGcaacatatttaa